The DNA sequence CAATACCAATCACGTCGGCCGGCAACAGCCTGATACGCTCGTCCAGGAGCATGCTGCGCGGCACATTTACCAGTGCGCGCTTTCCCTTGAGCAGCGAGTCCAGGCCGATGTCGAGGAAGCCGGCGGAGAGAACCTGCCAGCTTGCCAGTTCGTCGTTGCGTGTAGACGAAGTGGCGTTCGGGAGGGCACGAAACAGCAGTTCATAGGCGACCACCTTGTTGGCGCGGTCGTAGACAGCTTGACGAGCGACATGTACTTCCACTGACATCGGTTTGGTACGCCTCGGTAATTGAGCGGGTACCTATGCTGGAAGCTCTTGATTCTGCAGGGCCCCCAGTTCCGCTCCTGCTATATAAGCATAGTCGTTCACATAGTACACATATCGGCAGTGGAGTGGGTGAACAGAAGAGGAATTGACGGGTCGACCAGGAGTCGTGATTTGACCCTGGAGTGCCGAGGCGGCTAAACTAAGAAAGTCGGCGGATGTGCTCCGCCGCATGCGTCCCTATCGTCTAGCCCGGCCTAGGACACCGCCCTTTCACGGCGATAACGCGGGTTCGAATCCCGCTGGGGACGCCATTTCATTTTCCTCCGCAACGTCAACAACCTCCCCAGAGCGATTGGAATCGCGTGGGCCCTCTGCACGGATGAGGCATGAGCCGGCAAATTCGCCTGCTACTCCCAGGGCTCCGGCTTCTTCTCCACTTTTGGCGGCGCACCTTTGAAGATTAGCAGTACGTCCACCGTCTGATTCTTGTCGTCGATGCTGGTCTCTGCCTTGGTGTCGCCAAGGTTGTCGAAGATCCCACGTTCCCGCACCCGTTCCAGGAATGCGTCCGGATACTTACTGCGGAAGGGATCGCCGGGCTTGAGGATCCACAACTTGCGCAAGACCGGCTCCGTCTCGATATCCAGGCCCTTGATCGTCAGGCGGCCAAACTTGTACTCGGGTCCGGGCTCCACGTTGATGAAGACGTCCACCGTCTTCTTCTCTTCGTTCAGTGCGCGCTCCGCCTTGTAGGTGGCGCGCATGTACCCGGTCTGCTTGATCTCGTCAAGGACGCGCTGCATGCCGGCTCCAATCGCGGAGTAACTGACGGTCTCGCCGGTTTTGAACTGGGCCAGATTCTGTACTTCGTCGGGCGACATGGGCACGCCGCGCACTTCGATTTTGCCCAATTTGTACACGGGTCCTTCGTCCACCTGCACCGTGACGACAACTCCCTTTGCGATTTTCGAGGGCTCAGCCGTGAACTTCGGAAAGGAGGCCTTGAGATGGCCCACCGCCTCGTACATTGGCCGGATCTGGTTCTCCAGGAACAGCCGGAAATTCGTTTCGACGAAGGGCATGCCGACGGCTACCTGCGACAGTGACTTCACCAGGTATCGCGAATCGAGAACCCGCGCCCCGGTGAACGCGACCTCGGTGATATTCGGCGGAGCTGAACTGGGGCCGAACAGGATGGTGACCTGATCCTGGCCCAGTAGCAGGACCCGGCCCTGGACGGTTTCCTTGATCCCCTTCTCGCTGAGCATCGCCTGCATGATGGCGGCCACCTTATCGATGAGGATGTCCGACGGGGGAATCTTCTTTCCGAACAACGGCAGCGTGCGGTGGACCCGCTCTTCGACGGCCGCGCGCTCCAGCGGCAACCGGTCGAGCGACCACTCCATGAAGTTGGTGGGTTCCGTCACTTCCAGCGTGGCGACCACGCCCTTCACATCCGGCA is a window from the uncultured Paludibaculum sp. genome containing:
- a CDS encoding POTRA domain-containing protein, producing the protein MRLAVIVLVAACLGWGQAPARRPVPARNPAAAQSAPNEIWPIREIRVTGNKFYTAEQVIATSGLRLGDLATKQNFERARDRVLAAGFFESFGWKYEGLPDVKGVVATLEVTEPTNFMEWSLDRLPLERAAVEERVHRTLPLFGKKIPPSDILIDKVAAIMQAMLSEKGIKETVQGRVLLLGQDQVTILFGPSSAPPNITEVAFTGARVLDSRYLVKSLSQVAVGMPFVETNFRLFLENQIRPMYEAVGHLKASFPKFTAEPSKIAKGVVVTVQVDEGPVYKLGKIEVRGVPMSPDEVQNLAQFKTGETVSYSAIGAGMQRVLDEIKQTGYMRATYKAERALNEEKKTVDVFINVEPGPEYKFGRLTIKGLDIETEPVLRKLWILKPGDPFRSKYPDAFLERVRERGIFDNLGDTKAETSIDDKNQTVDVLLIFKGAPPKVEKKPEPWE